ACGTTTGGTCTGCTAGATCAACAAAACTTGACATGACTCTTCAACCCCAAGATGACACTCCTTCCTTTACTCTGGCTCTGGTAGACGTTCCCCACTCCGAGGCCTCCGATGTAGCGCATGGCGAAGGATGAGTGTTGTCCCGAGGGACTACTGAGTAGCAACCTCGGCTAAAAGGCTAAAGCATTGTCTCACTTCGGGTCTCTGCCCACAACAAGTTGTAGCCATTGGACATCACCATCAACACTGTGTCGTCTCACCTCCCACCCCCAGCGGACCCCAGGTCCTCGACCGCGTCCTCGCGCTTCCAGGACTCGGCCTCCAGCCTCTCGACCGCCTCCCTGAACTGGCGGATCCTGACGGCAGCCTCGGCCTTTGCGCCCGCGGCGTCGGAGCAGGCCCGCCGCAGGACCTCGAGGGCAAACTCTGGGGCGTCCGTCTTCTTTTCGGTGCGGTAGTCGTAAAAAACCAACTTCTCCGTGACAGTGGCCACGATGCGCCTCTGCTTCTTGGACATGATGACGCAGCCGAGGGTCATGGAGCTGCGCGTCGCCGCGTCCCCTTCGCCTGGTCCGTCGGGGAGCTTGATGACCTTGTGGTAGGCATTGAGGGTGTCTGGGTAGACGACGGGCTGTTTTCCCACCCATATCTTTTAGCGTGATGATACTAAGGGGTAGCTCAGGGGCAGTAGAACACTGTTTCCCCTTTACTGTAGAGCTCGACATATGATTGCAGCTACGCAAGCTACGGTAATTTTTGCATCAAAACTTACAGACAGGAATCTGATCGAGATCTCGGCCATGATCAGCCCGATCGACTGTTTAGTCATTAGGCTCCTCCATTCCTCAGCATTCGAAGGATCCTTGTGCGCAAAGCCCGTGACCCAGTTGACCCGGCACGTTTCCGCATAGCGAGAGTAGCGAACGTTGTTGACGTGACCCTGCGTCGGGATTCACCTCCCCAGATGTGAGCCAATGGAATCCTCCAACCTGTGGTGACCAAGTATTAAGTAGCCAAGATGATAGATGAATATGTGTTTCTCTTACAAAACTGTCCATATCACCCCACGGCACAGTAAAGTTGCGCAGACCGTCATGGTCGGTAGGGTACTCGTCCATGTGCAAGACCAGCTTCTCCCACTCGGCCGACATTGCGGCAACCAAGTCGACGGCCCGCGCGAGCTGGGCCTCCGACAAGCCAAAGATGATGCATTTTCCTATCCGCTCCCTGAGCTGGAAGTACCACCTGCCATTGGTGTCCTCTCTAGGGATGTTCTGCAAGTACTGCCTTTCACCCGGCCCTGGATTGAATCTTGTGTCATTTTTAACAGAGAATGAGGtggatgatgatgacaaCGCGCGGCAGTTGGGTGAGTGTCTGTCAGCGCCAACCGGCACCGCCAAAGGTGTACATGGGCGGCGACCGGATGGTCCTGCAACACACAGTCTAGAGGCCGGCTGCCTGGGTGCTGTTTTCCGCAGCTGAACTCCCCGGCAAGCAGTCGATTGGAATCGCATACCCCGACAGTTTGCACTGGCGACTTGCATTCCTAACCTGCATCGCGGCATCGAGCCCCAGCGTAATGGGGGAGGCATGAGGGGCAGGAAGCTTATGTGGTTCCCTGTAGTGTTCAATCAACCAGGCTTTAGGTAGGCGCCCGAAATGCAACGAGCTATTTCTCTCCGGACCCCTGAGCCCATAAACTTTTGAGAATCTATTATGGTATACAAAAAGGGATCAATCTTCAATGGCGGCTTGGCTGAGGCGATGGTACTGAAAGTACAGCTTCCTACCGAGGTGTAGTGCAGATAAGATAATGCACACTCCACGTCCCCAGATTCTGATGTCGTCATGCGGAGCCGAAACGACCCCCCGCCCAACACTTGCTGAATCTCCATCACATTCAATTCATTCATCCGTCATCCTCCCTCCGCGCCCTTGCGAGATGTAAACCTCTGACAAACCGCGACAatgccaccaccgccgaaCCCGGAGCTTCGAAGGCAGGTGATTGCCATCTACAAAGGTAAGCGGCCCTTGATCAACTCAACCGACAGCACACGGTGTTTTCAAATTTCCCATAGCTCTCCCCCGGGACCAGCCCACATACTAACGCAACAACGAAACAGAGCTCCTCAACCTCGGAAAAGACTACCCCCAAGGCGGCCTGACATACTTTCGCCCTCGCCTGCACAAGGCCTTCATGTCCAACGCCCACCTGCGCGATGAGGATAAGATACGGGAGGGGATTGCGCGCGCCGAGTTTGTGCAGAAAGGTATTGTTGTGCTTTCACCGGGGGGCGATTGGTGATGGTCTTTGTGGACGCGGAAAGGCTGACACTTTAGGTGGACATATCAATGAGTAGAGATTGAGGCGTTATACTACCTCAAGCGATACAGGACGCTGAATAAACGATACAGCCCCGGCTGAGGACCgtacaaaagaaacaagaagcAAGCCCAGGAAGACCTTCCCCCCAGGTTTGAGCGCctcgaaacaaaaacacgATACAAAGTTGAACAGCAGATCACCAGTCCACACCACGCTGCCCACATCACTCAAGCGAGCCTAGAGAATAAAATAACAGACATCCAGGGCAACAAAACGCTGAAATCTGGGCTCCAAGCTACGGGTGTGTTTGGGGATCCCAAAGCCTACACATCACAACCTGGTCGGGCAATGTGGTGATCTTTCTAATCTTGCAGCTGGTGGCGTTTAAACAGGTCTCGTGCTTGCTGATCGTTCCCCTCCTATTCAGCTACCACTCTGGCGGGTCTGGCTTGTTTCTGGCAAAGCGAATCAAACAAGGAAATATGAGGAATGCCGACACACGTGGCGTGTCAAGGACTGGAAAGCTGCAAGCCGAGACTGCAAGCATGCAAGGACGTCAAAGAGGAATgtacactttttttttggagagaaaaaaaaagcgtctTTTGTTTTAGCCAAGCTTCATATTCTGAAAGACATAGATCAAAAAATCATAACAATCAAAAACTGGAATGAACAAAACAACTGAGTTCATAAAAACGCCGCATGCCGCCTGTGCCTGTCTCGTAACATTGTCTGAAGAAAACGAGCTAAAAGAACAAACATCCAAAAAGAGAGGGATGGCGTAAACGACTACAAAGGACCGCCTACAACACCTTGGAAATCCTCATCCTACTTTCTCTTTCTGGCCCACCAAGCCCCCAACTCGAGACATTCACCCCAGCTTGTACCGTTCTCCTTTAGCAGGTCGTTCATCATCTTGCCGAGCCACCCGTCCCACTCGTCCTGACTCTTTCCGCTCACTTCCCTCAGCACCGGTTCGAGGCTCTGGATCAACTGCACAACCGTCAGCAACGCCGTCCTACGCAGCGCCGCCTGGTTTGCCGACAgcgccttgcccttgccgccggcgctggtcgtgctgctgctgtcgttGTTGTTGGCAGCACCGCCGCCCTCACCCCGCAGGCCCTTGACGTAGCTTTTACCATCCTTGGTCACCACACCGCCGACACCTTCGCGCTCCCACTTGACCTCTGAAAGTGGAACTGCCAGCCTCTTGGACCCGATCCCCACGAGGCCTTCCTCCTGCAGCAGAAGGGGGTTGATGATGGTGCAAGGCACCGGGCTGAGCGACCGCGCGTCAAGCGCCTTGGTCACCCAGCTGTTATATTCGACCAGGTAATTGTTGAGCGGCGATGACATGGGTGTGTTGGCCGTCATGACATAGGCACCCAGCGACGCCGCCGCTCTATCCGGGTCCTCTTCCGATGAGCTATCATCTGagtcctcgtcctcatccGAGTCATCTTCAGAGCCCTCAGAGTCATCTTCGGCAGCCTGCTTGCCCGACCCGGAGCCTAATGCTGTGGTGGGGACGTGGGGCCGCAGCATGCGGACAATGTAGTCGGCCTCCCAAAACTCAACGACGCCGCCGGGACGCAAAATGCGCATCACCTCGTCCATGACGTCGTCGCCTACGCTCTGCGGCGCCGACATAGTGACGCTTTGTAACATAACAAGGTCGAACTCGTTGTCTGCAAACGGGTAGGGGGTCTTGCGCAAGTCATGCTGGACGAAACGCCACTTCATGTCCTTATCAGGTCGCGGAGGGATGTCAAGACtgtcgctgccgccgccgccgctgcggctgctgctggaagaggcgccgccgccgccgatgggTACAATGTCGAGGCCGGTAAATTGGACGTTTGGATGACCCCTCTTGGACCAGTATTGGTGGCACTTCATACTCCAAAAGCCAGATCCGCAGCCAATGTCCAGCACGCGGACGGGTGGGCGGTCACGGAATACGGGCGAGCATATCGGCCTGCCAAAGAGCTTGAGCATCATGAGCGTGCGCAGCGACTGGCGGTTGAGCTCTGGCAGGTCGACCGGCAGAGGATAAAGGACGGTCGGGTCCGCAAT
The Pyricularia oryzae 70-15 chromosome 1, whole genome shotgun sequence DNA segment above includes these coding regions:
- a CDS encoding SAM binding domain-containing protein containing protein; the protein is MYYWAAASPPFHQGVGSNRKNNNNNNRQPPSNLTRDSSSQSSASSPPQSQPLARSSSTSRAVNRRPLLFGHARTASTDSNTPQRGGADGEAASGDRERPAHSSRWHHHLHLRRTATSPEAATSTPESSAKQSTSTESDQSLYYSSQNWPLPAVDAPAATAPPCVDRHVLAAAESDPDSTPASAQQPHRQLQEPPESSDRSASSSKYQTKELQINTNLQPANSVPRFASAPATAESNPALAVGVVNNISPSIAALAAASGASIPYALASPSKSSFSQRISQHISDRRSQKQQSSTQAPLPPFNKTSSTQAQPKSHETNRKHHYAAMPHGTSTKHKLNIIPLSHTTDSLSSNSAATSLSGRTRMSSTDHHSDAEGSQNRRSVRPQRYFVNRNGRTYIADPTVLYPLPVDLPELNRQSLRTLMMLKLFGRPICSPVFRDRPPVRVLDIGCGSGFWSMKCHQYWSKRGHPNVQFTGLDIVPIGGGGASSSSSRSGGGGSDSLDIPPRPDKDMKWRFVQHDLRKTPYPFADNEFDLVMLQSVTMSAPQSVGDDVMDEVMRILRPGGVVEFWEADYIVRMLRPHVPTTALGSGSGKQAAEDDSEGSEDDSDEDEDSDDSSSEEDPDRAAASLGAYVMTANTPMSSPLNNYLVEYNSWVTKALDARSLSPVPCTIINPLLLQEEGLVGIGSKRLAVPLSEVKWEREGVGGVVTKDGKSYVKGLRGEGGGAANNNDSSSTTSAGGKGKALSANQAALRRTALLTVVQLIQSLEPVLREVSGKSQDEWDGWLGKMMNDLLKENGTSWGECLELGAWWARKRK
- a CDS encoding LYR family protein; amino-acid sequence: MPPPPNPELRRQVIAIYKELLNLGKDYPQGGLTYFRPRLHKAFMSNAHLRDEDKIREGIARAEFVQKEIEALYYLKRYRTLNKRYSPG